One Canis lupus familiaris isolate Mischka breed German Shepherd chromosome 20, alternate assembly UU_Cfam_GSD_1.0, whole genome shotgun sequence genomic region harbors:
- the OR7E24 gene encoding putative gustatory receptor clone PTE01, producing MLIYLFHFSNPLFFFKRCPSYIEPQNLTSVSEFFLMGLSDDPELQPLLFGLFLSMYLVTVLGNLLIILAVSSDSHLHIPMYFLLSNLSLADIGFTSTTVPKMIMDIQTQSRVISYVGCLTQMSFFMLFGCLDSLLLAVMAYDRFVAICHPLHYLIIMNPRLCGLLVLASFLISLLVSQMHNSIVLQLTYFKDVEISHFFCDPSQLLNLACSDTFINNIVMYFVGAISGFLPISGIFFSYYKIVSSILRVPSTGGRYKAFSTCGSHLSVVCLFYGTGLGVYLSSAVSLSPRKDAVASVVYTVVTPMLNPFIYSLRNRDIKRAMWRLFSKTI from the coding sequence ATGCTCATTTACTTGTTTCACTTTTCCaaccctcttttcttttttaaaaggtgtccAAGCTACATAGAACCACAAAATCTAACAAGTGTATCAGAGTTCTTCCTCATGGGCCTCTCAGATGATCCAGAACTGCAGCCCCTCCTCTTTGGGCTGTTCCTGTCCATGTACCTGGTCACTGTGCTTGGGAATCTGCTCATCATCTTGGCCGTCAGCTCTGACTCCCACCTCCACATCCCCATGTACTTCCTCCTCTCCAACCTGTCCTTGGCTGACATTGGTTTCACCTCCACCACAGTCCCCAAGATGATCATGGACATCCAAACTCAGAGCAGAGTCATCTCCTATGTGGGTTGCCTGactcaaatgtctttttttatgctttttggaTGTTTGGATAGTCTCCTCCTGGCTGTGATGGCGTATGACCGGTTTGTGGCCATCTGTCACCCCCTGCACTACTTGATCATCATGAACCCCCGCCTCTGTGGCTTGTTGGTTTTGGCGTCATTTTTAATCAGCCTGTTGGTCTCCCAGATGCACAATTCAATTGTGTTACAACTTACTTACTTCAAGGATGTggaaatttctcatttcttctgtgaTCCTTCTCAACTCCTCAACCTTGCCTGTTCTGACACTTTTATCAATAACATAGTCATGTATTTTGTTGGTGCCATCTCTGgctttcttcctatttcagggATCTTTTTCTCTTACTATAAAATTGTTTCCTCCATTCTGAGAGTCCCATCCACAGGTGGGAGATACaaagccttctccacctgtggctcccacctgtcagttgtttgcttattttatggAACAGGCCTTGGGGTGTACCTTAGTTCAGCTGTCTCACTTTCTCCCAGGAAGGATGCAGTGGCCTCAGTGGTGTATACTGTGGTCACCCCCATGCTGAACCCTTTCATCTACAGCCTGAGGAACAGGGACATCAAAAGGGCCATGTGGAGGCTCTTCAGTAAAACAATCTAA
- the OR7E181 gene encoding putative gustatory receptor clone PTE01 isoform X4: MNCLNSKYRHTDRSQYTCFLYLNSHLFLKSCLCYTEPQNLTDVLEFFLLGFSEDPELQPVIFSLFLSMYLVTMLGNLLILLAVSSDSCLHTPMYFFLSILSLADIGFISTTVPKVILDIETHNRVISHVGCLIQLSFFNLFGCLDSVLLTVMAYDRFVAICYPLHYPVIMNPRLCSLLILISFLISLLDSQLHCLMMSQLTFCINVEIPHFFCDPPQLLKLSCNDTSTTKIFMCFLGAIFGGIPVSGILFSYTRIVSSILRVPSTGGKYKAFSTCGSHLSVVILFYGTGLGVYLSSTISHSPRKDAVASVMYAFIVPMLNPFIYSLRNKDIKSALQRLLNRKAQS, from the coding sequence ATGAATTGCTTGAATTCAAAATATAGACACACTGACAGATCCCAGTATActtgtttcctttatttaaactctcatttatttctcaaaagctGTCTCTGCTACACAGAACCCCAGAATCTAACAGATGTCTTGGAATTCTTCCTCCTGGGGTTCTCAGAAGATCCAGAACTGCAGCCTGTAATCTTTAGCCTGTTCCTGTCCATGTATCTGGTCACCATGCTGGGGAATCTACTGATCCTCCTTGCTGTCAGCTCTGACTCCTGCCTtcacacccccatgtacttcttcctttccatcctgTCCCTGGCTGACATCGGTTTCATTTCTACCACAGTCCCAAAGGTGATTTTGGACATTGAAACTCACAACAGAGTCATCTCCCATGTGGGCTGCCTGattcagttgtctttttttaatctttttggatGTTTGGACAGTGTACTCTTAACTGTGATGGCCTATGATCGGTTTGTAGCCATTTGTTATCCTCTGCACTACCCAGTCATCATGAACCCCCGCCTCTGTAGCCTGCTGATTCTGATATCTTTTTTAATCAGCCTTCTGGACTCTCAGCTGCACTGCCTCATGATGTCACAACTTACCTTCTGCATAAATGTGGAAATTCCTCATTTCTTCTGTGACCCTCCTCAGCTCCTCAAGCTTTCCTGTAATGATACTTCCACCACTAAAATATTCATGTGTTTTCTTGGTGCCATCTTTGGTGGTATTCCAGTCTCAGGGATCCTTTTCTCTTACACACGAATTGTTTCCTCCATTCTGAGAGTCCCATCCACAGGTGGGAAGTACaaagccttctccacctgtgGCTCCCACCTGTCAGTTGTTATCTTATTTTATGGAACAGGTCTTGGGGTGTACCTCAGTTCTACTATCTCACATTCTCCCAGAAAGGATGCAGTGGCCTCAGTAATGTATGCTTTCATTGTTCCCATGCTAAATCCCTTCATCTACAGTCTGAGGAACAAGGACATCAAGAGTGCTTTGCAGAGGCTCCTCAACAGAAAAGcccagtcttaa
- the OR7E153 gene encoding putative gustatory receptor clone PTE01: MLIYLFHFSNPFFFFERCLGYKEQNLTSVSEFFLTRFSDDLELQPLFFGLFLSMYLLTVLGNLLIILTVSSDSHLHTPMYFFLSNLSLADIGFTSTTVPKMIMDIQTQSRVISYVGCLTQMSFLILFGCMDGMLLTVMAYDRFVAICHPLHYSIIMNPRLCGLLVLVSFLVSLLDSQLHSLIVLQLTCFKDVEISNFFCDPSQLLNLACSDTFTNNIVMYFVGAISGFLPISGIFFSYYKIVSSILRVPSTGGRYKAFSTCGSHLSVVCLFYGTAIGVYLGSALLPSPRKDIVASVMYTVVTPMLNPFIYSLRNRDIKSALWRFLRRTA, encoded by the coding sequence ATGCTCATTTACTTGTTTCACTTTTCcaacccttttttcttttttgaaaggtGTCTAGGCTACAAAGAACAAAACCTAACAAGTGTCTCAGAATTCTTCCTCACCAGATTCTCAGATGATCTAGAGCTGCAGCCTCTCTTCTTTGGGCTGTTCCTGTCCATGTACCTGCTCACCGTGCTTGGGAATCTGCTCATCATCCTGACTGTCAGCTCTGACTctcacctccacacccccatgtacttcttcctctccaaccTGTCCTTGGCTGACATCGGTTTCACCTCCACCACAGTCCCCAAGATGATCATGGACATCCAAACTCAGAGCAGAGTCATCTCCTATGTGGGTTGCCTGACTCAAATGTCTTTTTTGATCCTTTTTGGATGTATGGATGGTATGCTTCTGACTGTAATGGCATATGACAGGTTTGTGGCCATCTGTCACCCTCTACACTACTCAATCATCATGAACCCCCGCCTCTGTGGCTTGTTGGTTTTGGTGTCTTTTTTGGTTAGCCTTTTGGACTCCCAGCTGCACAGTTTGATTGTGTTACAACTTACCTGCTTCAAGGATGtggaaatttctaattttttctgcGATCCTTCTCAACTCCTCAACCTTGCCTGTTCTGACACTTTCACCAATAACATAGTCATGTATTTTGTTGGTGCCATCTCTGgctttcttcctatttcagggATCTTTTTCTCTTACTATAAAATTGTTTCCTCCATTCTGAGAGTCCCATCCACAGGTGGGAGATACAAAGCCTTCTCTACCTGTGGCTCCCACCTGTcagttgtttgcttattttatggAACTGCTATTGGAGTGTACCTTGGATCAGCATTGCTGCCTTCCCCCAGGAAGGATATAGTGGCCTCGGTGATGTACACTGTGGTCACTCCCATGCTGAATCCCTTCATTTACAGCCTGAGAAACAGGGACATTAAGAGTGccctatggaggttcctcagaagaACAGCCTAA
- the OR7E154 gene encoding olfactory receptor family 7 subfamily E member 154: MEPQNLTSVSEFLLLGLSDDPELQPLLFGLLLTMYLVTVLGNLLIILAVSSDSHLHTPMYFFLSNLSLADIGFSTTTVPKMLVNIQTHSKYITYAGCLTQMSFYFLFGCLDNLLLAVMAYDRFVAICHPLNYPIIMNPRLCGLLVLLSFFSSLLESQIHCLMVSQLTFCTDVEIHHFFCDAPQLLHLACSYTSINTILIYFIGAIFGGIPLSGILCSYSRIASSILRVPTTGGKYKAFSTCGSHLSVVCLFYGTGLGVYLGSSISPSPGKDAVASVVYTVVIPMLNPFIYSLRNRDIKRALWGIISITA; the protein is encoded by the coding sequence ATGGAACCACAGAATCTAACAAGTGTTTCAGAATtcctcctcctgggcctctcAGATGATCCAGAACTGCAGCCCCTCCTCTTTGGGCTGCTCCTGACCATGTACCTGGTCACTGTGCTTGGGAACCTGCTCATCATCTTGGCCGTCAGCTCTGactcccacctccacacccccatgtacttcttcctctccaaccTGTCCTTGGCTGACATTGGTTTCAGCACCACTACAGTCCCAAAGATGCTGGTGAACATTCAAACACACAGCAAATATATCACTTATGCAGGCTGCCTAACTCAgatgtccttttattttctatttgggtGTTTGGACAATCTACTCCTGGctgtgatggcctatgaccggTTTGTGGCCATTTGTCACCCCCTGAACTACCCAATTATCATGAACCCACGCCTCTGTGGCTTGTTGGTCCTGTTGTCATTTTTCAGCAGCCTTTTGGAATCTCAGATTCACTGTTTGATGGTGTCACAACTTACCTTCTGCACAGATGTGGAAATTCATCATTTCTTTTGTGATGCACCTCAACTTCTCCACCTTGCCTGCTCTTATACCTCCATCAACACCATACTAATCTATTTTATTGGTGCCATTTTTGGTGGCATTCCACTTTCAGGGATCCTTTGTTCTTATAGTAGAATTGCTTCCTCCATTCTGAGAGTCCCAACCACAGGTGGGAAGTACAAAGCGTTCTCCACCTGTGGCTCCCACCTGTcagttgtttgcttattttatggAACAGGCCTTGGAGTGTACCTCGGTTCatccatctccccctcccctgggaaGGATGCAGTGGCCTCAGTAGTGTACACTGTGGTCATTCCCATGCTGAACCCCTTCATCTATAGCCTGAGGAACAGGGACATCAAGAGGGCACTGTGGGGGATTATAAGCATAACAGCTTAA